One genomic segment of Misgurnus anguillicaudatus chromosome 23, ASM2758022v2, whole genome shotgun sequence includes these proteins:
- the LOC141359598 gene encoding uncharacterized protein — protein sequence MSRRCFFRCEGKMSLYGLPKAEDIRMQWIKFMFNTVPAQYSQKLFICSRHFSHDCFVNRNEFESGFSQRLLLKDGSIPTLFGLPCTSGSQASTSQHVPYTVERKHVECQTDPPHATSVGTQYDQSKKQKSVSTQLSFGKLRDWHMRSKGSQAAVLCHSVSTETTSAYADFPFGLQSPISSTPMKTSAFNPKKRRRIELEEEDTESETLCEPHDTTYNPEDTVVTEESELSFAQSSSYNEKKYVVFESCLRDLFDICPLCRRKCDVRQRQQGTFVAFSQLCSNCSYNKQWNSQPIVGSTPTGNLLLSAATYFTGNSVIQIEKVFRAMNLQVFQYDTFRRHARNLLEPAIVHKWKTDQANMLLELQKKNKIAIAGDMRADSPGHSAKYGSYTLLDLNTNTIIDLQLVQSNEVGGSYHMEKEGLKRSLDLLDSNGLMVDYIVTDRHPQIQKFLRERCITQYYDVWHFEKGLSKRLALLAEQKGCEVLKKWLRSIRNHVYWCATSSTSGPEKVAKWNSLINHLQNVHVHDDPTFSKCEHPDQESTNSTKWLTPGSMVLHKVEKILVNKRVLRDVGKLSHHHQTSSVEAFHSLILRFAPKNVVFPFIGMLCRLYLATMHYNENADREQAVTKAGEAKFKVVFPKSKRGECVARPVKTQATYFYVDDLIRLVFDEVLEDPAPFVEKLKEIPIPLDLASQFERPSKEDVIARHLTRFSLGVVGSRHTDHPDRETPSGS from the exons ATGTCTAGACGCTGTTTCTTTAGATGTGAGGGCAAAATGTCCCTTTATGGCCTTCCTAAGGCAGAGGACATCAGGATGCAGTGGATAAAATTCATGTTTAATACGGTTCCGGCACAATACAGTCAAAAGCTGTTCATATGTTCACGGCATTTTTCCCATGACTGCTTCGTGAACCGTAACGAATTTGAATCTGGTTTTTCGCAACGTCTTCTCCTGAAAGATGGATCAATTCCTACTTTGTTTGGATTACCCTGCACTTCTGGATCACAGGCT AGTACATCGCAGCATGTACCCTACACTGTAGAAAGGAAACATGTAGAATGCCAAACTGATCCTCCACATGCAACATCAGTGGGCACACAGTATGATCAgtcaaaaaaacagaaatcagTCAGCACACAATTGTCCTTTGGTAAACTAAGGGACTGGCATATGAGGAGCAAAG GATCCCAGGCAGCAGTGTTGTGTCACAGTGTTTCCACTGAAACAACATCAGCGTACGCAGATTTCCCATTCGGATTACAATCTCCAATCTCTTCAACACCTATGAAGACCTCTGCTTTTAATCCAAAGAAAAGACGTCGCATAGAGTTGGAGGAGGAAGATACTGAGAGCGAAACACTATGTGAACCTCACGACACCACATATAACCCAGAAGACACAGTTGTTACTGAAGAATCAGAACTGTC ATTTGCGCAAAGTTCCtcatacaatgaaaaaaaatacgTTGTATTTGAAAGCTGCCTCCGAGACTTGTTCGACATCTGTCCACTTTGCCGGAGGAAGTGTGATGTTCGTCAACGGCAACAGGGAACTTTTGTGGCATTCAGTCAACTTTGCTCAAACTGCAGTTACAACAAACAGTGGAATAGCCAGCCCATTGTTGGAAGTACACCTACAGGAAATCTTCTTCTGTCTGCTGCAACGTATTTCACTGGTAATTCAGTCATCCAGATAGAAAAG gtTTTCCGTGCCATGAATCTCCAAGTTTTTCAATATGACACATTCAGGAGACATGCAAGGAATTTGTTGGAACCCGCTATTGTCCACAAGTGGAAAACAGACCAAGCGAATATGCTTTTGGAGTTGCAGAAGAAGAATAAAATTGCAATTGCTGGAGATATGAGAGCAGACTCACCAG GACACTCAGCAAAGTATGGTAGCTACACTCTACTCGACTTGAACACCAACACCATAATCGACCTTCAGCTTGTCCAG AGCAATGAAGTTGGAGGAAGCTATCACATGGAGAAGGAGGGCCTGAAGCGTTCCCTAGATCTTCTGGATTCAAATGGTCTGATGGTGGACTACATTGTGACTGACCGACATCCACAAATCCAAAAGTTTTTGAGAGAACGCTGCATTACACAATACTATGATGTGTGGCATTTTGAAAAag gTTTGTCAAAGAGACTAGCCCTTCTGGCAGAACAAAAGGGCTGCGAGGTTTTAAAGAAATGGTTGCGCAGTATTAGAAATCATGTTTATTGGTGCGCAACGTCTTCAACTTCTGGACCTGAGAAGGTGGCCAAGTGGAACTCCTTGATAAACCATCTTCAAAATGTGCATGTCCATGACGACCCTACATTTTCCAAATGTGAACATCCGGACCAAGAGTCTACAAATTCAACGAAATGGTTAACACCAG GGTCAATGGTTCTACATAAAGTAGAAAAAATCTTAGTCAATAAGAGAGTCCTCAGGGATGTCGGGAAGCTAAGCCATCACCATCAAACATCATCAGTGGAGGCCTTCCATAGCCTGATTCTTCGATTTGCACCCAAAAATGTGGTCTTCCCATTTATTGGAATGCTGTGCAG ATTGTACCTTGCAACCATGCATTATAATGAAAATGCAGACCGTGAGCAAGCTGTAACCAAAGCAGGAGAGGCAAAGTTCAAGGTTGTGTTCCCAAAATCTAAGAGAGGGGAATGCGTCGCAAGGCCAGTAAAAACACAAGCGACATACT TTTATGTGGATGACCTGATCAGGCTTGTGTTTGACGAGGTGCTTGAGGACCCAGCTCCATTTGTTGAAAAGCTGAAGGAAATCCCGATTCCATTGGACCTGGCATCACAATTCGAGAGGCCTTCTAAGGAGGACGTGATTGCACGCCATCTCACGCGCTTCAGTTTAGGGGTGGTCGGAAGCCGACATACCGACCATCCTGATCGGGAAACTCCAAGCGGATCCTAA
- the LOC141359291 gene encoding uncharacterized protein isoform X1, whose product MQDFTFGSQKYAYICTLYCVTNVNNISYLFSGSLTFDNFNVTCDKQKICAVTEDKITVSYDYSNINIKTGFWFSQKQRTNWRNKDEPEDLTLDSDYSGRVKQWITEDNSYLIISDLRESDSGEYQVMFIMKDGVKHLSSVTVNLTVSVLQVKINPESRGRRVKLSCDYACPFTSGVSWGLSQGLQASREGPLLRRGYSWFKNGKHLTLSHSIFVSSIGNTNSYSCYPSSSVCLSNSSCWAVTYTSTQVCALVGSTVDIHSSYSHPTGYTAEKTYWDYYDQTELRLREDQQFSSHLDFLRNTLRIKDINMSDTGFYYFNVITNTSEEVSAYPGVTLTVTDTRVISSPDPVIDGEKVILSCTTNCTLDNKHTYIWYKNGQQVTDGLTLLNKLYLDSINSEELQEYSCTVRDSMNKTNETIYRNNEEMYKATEAVVYSSVFVSLLVFLPQFLIIGAVWIWFFISMNKLNSSKNKTDDKQIED is encoded by the exons ATGCAGGATTTTACATTTGGATCTCAAAAATATGCTTACATTTGTACATTATACTGTGTTACAAATGTcaataatatttcatatttattttcaggGTCCCTAACATTTGATAACTTTAATGTAACCTGTGATAAACAGAAAATTTGTGCTGTGACGGAGGACAAGATTACAGTGAGTTACGATtactcaaacatcaacatcaaaactgggttctggttcagtcagaaacagagaacaaactggagaaacaaagatgaacctgaagatttgactttagattcagattactcaggacgCGTGAAGCAGTGGATCACTGAGGATAACTCGTATCTCATAATATCAGATCTGAGAGAGAGCgacagtggagaatatcagGTCATGTtcattatgaaggatggagttaaacatctcagctcagtcacagtcaatctaacagtttcag ttttacaggtgAAGATAAATCCTGAATCTAGAGGACGGCGAGTAAAACTAAGCTGTGATTACGCCTGCCCTTTTACCAGTGGCGTGTCGTGGGGTTTGAGTCAGGGCCTTCA ggCCAGCAGAGAAGGCCCACTACTGCGACGTGGTTACAGCTGGTTCAAGAATGGAAAACATTTAACACTTAGCCACAGCATATTTGTGTCATCAATTGGAAACACTAACAGTTATTCCTGCTATCCctcttcatctgtgt gtctttctaacagtagctgttgggctgtgacttacacctctacacaagtttgtgctttagtgggatcaacagtagatattcactcttcatactcacatcccactggatATACAGCAGAGAAAACATACTGGGATTACTATGATCAAACAGAACTTAGACTGCGTGAGGATCAACAGTTTTCTAGTCATTTGGATTTTTTGCGAAACACACTGAGAATCAAAGACATCAACATGAGTGACACTGGATTTTATTACTTCAACGTCATCACTAACACATCAGAAGAAGTTTCTGCTTATCCTGGAGTCACTCTTACTGTAACAG ATACACGAGTGATAAGCAGCCCAGACCctgtgatagatggagaaaaagtgatattaagctgTACAACCAATTGCACTCTGGATAAcaaacatacttacatctggtataagaatggacaacaggtaacagatggattgacattattaaacaagctgtacctggactcaatcaacagtgaggagctacaagagtattcctgtactgtaagag ATTCAATGAACAAAACCAATGAAACAATTTACAGAAACAATGAAGAAATGTACAAAGCCACTGAAGCAGTAGTGTACAGTTCAGTGTTTGTCTCTCTGTTGGTGtttctgcctcagtttctcaTTATAGGAGCTGTATGGATCTG GTTTTTCATCAGCATGAATAAATTGAActcatctaaaaacaaaactgatgacaaacaaatagag GACTGA
- the LOC141359291 gene encoding uncharacterized protein isoform X2, with translation MNFRLSSLILLLHIQGSLTFDNFNVTCDKQKICAVTEDKITVSYDYSNINIKTGFWFSQKQRTNWRNKDEPEDLTLDSDYSGRVKQWITEDNSYLIISDLRESDSGEYQVMFIMKDGVKHLSSVTVNLTVSVLQVKINPESRGRRVKLSCDYACPFTSGVSWGLSQGLQASREGPLLRRGYSWFKNGKHLTLSHSIFVSSIGNTNSYSCYPSSSVCLSNSSCWAVTYTSTQVCALVGSTVDIHSSYSHPTGYTAEKTYWDYYDQTELRLREDQQFSSHLDFLRNTLRIKDINMSDTGFYYFNVITNTSEEVSAYPGVTLTVTDTRVISSPDPVIDGEKVILSCTTNCTLDNKHTYIWYKNGQQVTDGLTLLNKLYLDSINSEELQEYSCTVRDSMNKTNETIYRNNEEMYKATEAVVYSSVFVSLLVFLPQFLIIGAVWIWFFISMNKLNSSKNKTDDKQIED, from the exons gGTCCCTAACATTTGATAACTTTAATGTAACCTGTGATAAACAGAAAATTTGTGCTGTGACGGAGGACAAGATTACAGTGAGTTACGATtactcaaacatcaacatcaaaactgggttctggttcagtcagaaacagagaacaaactggagaaacaaagatgaacctgaagatttgactttagattcagattactcaggacgCGTGAAGCAGTGGATCACTGAGGATAACTCGTATCTCATAATATCAGATCTGAGAGAGAGCgacagtggagaatatcagGTCATGTtcattatgaaggatggagttaaacatctcagctcagtcacagtcaatctaacagtttcag ttttacaggtgAAGATAAATCCTGAATCTAGAGGACGGCGAGTAAAACTAAGCTGTGATTACGCCTGCCCTTTTACCAGTGGCGTGTCGTGGGGTTTGAGTCAGGGCCTTCA ggCCAGCAGAGAAGGCCCACTACTGCGACGTGGTTACAGCTGGTTCAAGAATGGAAAACATTTAACACTTAGCCACAGCATATTTGTGTCATCAATTGGAAACACTAACAGTTATTCCTGCTATCCctcttcatctgtgt gtctttctaacagtagctgttgggctgtgacttacacctctacacaagtttgtgctttagtgggatcaacagtagatattcactcttcatactcacatcccactggatATACAGCAGAGAAAACATACTGGGATTACTATGATCAAACAGAACTTAGACTGCGTGAGGATCAACAGTTTTCTAGTCATTTGGATTTTTTGCGAAACACACTGAGAATCAAAGACATCAACATGAGTGACACTGGATTTTATTACTTCAACGTCATCACTAACACATCAGAAGAAGTTTCTGCTTATCCTGGAGTCACTCTTACTGTAACAG ATACACGAGTGATAAGCAGCCCAGACCctgtgatagatggagaaaaagtgatattaagctgTACAACCAATTGCACTCTGGATAAcaaacatacttacatctggtataagaatggacaacaggtaacagatggattgacattattaaacaagctgtacctggactcaatcaacagtgaggagctacaagagtattcctgtactgtaagag ATTCAATGAACAAAACCAATGAAACAATTTACAGAAACAATGAAGAAATGTACAAAGCCACTGAAGCAGTAGTGTACAGTTCAGTGTTTGTCTCTCTGTTGGTGtttctgcctcagtttctcaTTATAGGAGCTGTATGGATCTG GTTTTTCATCAGCATGAATAAATTGAActcatctaaaaacaaaactgatgacaaacaaatagag GACTGA